The DNA sequence ACCACGACCACCAGTCGACCCCGCAACGCGGAGGCCGGCACCGATGCGGGCAGGGTGTCCGGCTGCACGAGGGTCTCGCGGTCGATGTCCGCGGAGAAGGTGACGCGCTCCATCCGGAGCGGAACCGGCGGCACCAGCTCGGGGAGTCCGATAGCCACGATCAGGATCACCACCGCCACAGCCGCCAGTCGGAGGCGCACGCCCCACCCGCGCGCGCCGGACTGCAACGCCAGTGGCACCGCGCTTCCCACGGCCAGCAGTGCCGCCATGGGCGTCCCCACCCGGGGCGGCATGCTGAACAGGAAGGGCAGCAGCAGGTTGAGCGCCGCGAACGCCACCGAGGCGAAGAAGATCATCCCGAAGACGACCTTGGTGCGCAGCCAGCGATCGAACAACAGGTCCAGGCAGGAGAACGCGGCCAATCCCGCCAACAGCGCCAGAAACACGACGTTGGGCGAGCGCAGTACGGTGGAATACGCGTAGAACGGCAGCAGGAAGAACAGCGTTTCCTGATACAGCGTCCGGGTGAGGTAGGAGGAGAGCTCCTGCTTGAGGCCCGGGCGATAGGGCCCTTCGGTGGCCTCCCGAGCTGCGCTGCGGCCGAAGAAGAGCGTCGACGCCCAGGTCACGCCGAGGAAGACTACCACCCAGGGAATGAAGGCGTAGCGCTCGCGGGCCAGGATCACCACTGCGATCCCGGTGGCCAACGCCCACACCGAGTGGATCATCCAGAAGAGCGTGCGGTGTCGCTGCCAGAAGCGTCCGGTCCGCTCCCGGAAGCTCGATCCTCCGCTCACGGGTGGGGGCGCACCGCGACGACCTGCACCACCTCACTCGGCCCGCCGTGTCCCCTGCCCTCGTGGATCTCGCGCCGAACCTCACGTGCGTGGACGAGGTCCAGGCCTGCGAGCTCCTCTCGGAGTTCGTCCAGGGTCATGAGGAGTTCCGGGACCTTGGGACCACCGGTGCCGAGCGCGAGCTGAGCGGGCGTGTAGGCCTCGAGAACGAAGTGGCCCCCGGGCGCGAGCCCTTCGACCACCTGGCGGTGCAGGTGGCGGCGCACCGGTGGCGGCACGTGACAGAAGATGGAGACGATGCCCTGCCAGACGCCGGGTTCGATGCTGAACTCCTCCAGGCGCGTCAGGATCGTCTCGATCTCGACGCCACGCTCCGTGGCCAGGCGTCGCGCCTTGGCGAGCCCCACCGCGGAGCCGTCGACCCCTACGACCTGATAGCCGAGCTCGGCCAGAAAGACGCCGTTGCGCCCTTCGCCCTCGGCCAGCGACAACACCCGACCGGGGGGAATCCGGCCCGCCATCGAGCGCAAGAAGGTGTTGGGCTCGGTGCCGTAGACGTACTCAGCCGTCGAATAGCGTTCATCCCACATCTAGCAGGTCGCTGAACAAGGGGGGCGCCCGGTGTTGGGAGGCCAGGGCCCCTCAACCGAGCGGGACGATGTCCGGACGCCGGGTGACTGTCAATCGGGCTTGGACCGCTTCGCTCCCCTTGCCACGCGAGCCCTTCGGCAATCATTTTCGGTTTTTATTCGGTTTCTACAGGAGCGCCCGTGAGCCGACCGCCACGTTTCGAGAACCACATCCGCACCTTCGAGCTCACGCCCGGCACCGACGTGAATTGGAACCAGATCAACGCCCTGCTCAAGCGCATGGGCACGGAGGGCTGGCAGGTGACGGGATTCCAGTTCAGCCGCCAGCGTGTGGCCATCGCCTTCTCGCGCCCCTTGCTCGACTAGCGACGGGCGTCGGGGCTCGGGGAGGCACCCAGCTGGCCCTCGATCGGTGCCAGGCCCTCCACCTCGATCCGAAACGCTCCCGAGGGCGCGGCTGAAGGCCGGTCGAGGACGACCAGGACCGCCCGCTCGTCGTCGGCCGACCCCACGGCGGCGATGCCGGTGACG is a window from the Gemmatimonadota bacterium genome containing:
- a CDS encoding class I SAM-dependent methyltransferase yields the protein MWDERYSTAEYVYGTEPNTFLRSMAGRIPPGRVLSLAEGEGRNGVFLAELGYQVVGVDGSAVGLAKARRLATERGVEIETILTRLEEFSIEPGVWQGIVSIFCHVPPPVRRHLHRQVVEGLAPGGHFVLEAYTPAQLALGTGGPKVPELLMTLDELREELAGLDLVHAREVRREIHEGRGHGGPSEVVQVVAVRPHP
- a CDS encoding DUF5924 family protein; translated protein: MSGGSSFRERTGRFWQRHRTLFWMIHSVWALATGIAVVILARERYAFIPWVVVFLGVTWASTLFFGRSAAREATEGPYRPGLKQELSSYLTRTLYQETLFFLLPFYAYSTVLRSPNVVFLALLAGLAAFSCLDLLFDRWLRTKVVFGMIFFASVAFAALNLLLPFLFSMPPRVGTPMAALLAVGSAVPLALQSGARGWGVRLRLAAVAVVILIVAIGLPELVPPVPLRMERVTFSADIDRETLVQPDTLPASVPASALRGRLVVVVRVFAPAVVPTRVSLDWTRDGVAVKRSRVVEILAHESGFRVWDGLRPEDGRIEPGEYRVVLHTQNGRVFGVGSVSVTER